GTGTTCGCCGGGGTCCTCGTGGTTCCACACGTTGCCGGGCTGACCGTAGGACGACTTGATGTCCAAGCCGGCCGAGAACGCCCGGTCGCCGGCCGCGCGCAGCACCACCGCGTGCACCGTGTCGTCGAACCTGACGATCCGCCAGGCCTGCGACATCTCCTCGCACATCGTGCGATTGAACGCGTTGAGCACCTCGGGCCGGTTCAGCGTGATGGTCGCGACGTGGTCGGCCGGATCGATGTCGAGCAGGATGGTCTCGAATTGCGTGCTCATCACCCTGCCTCTCTGCCCTGCCTATTTGCACTGCCAGTTCGGGGCGCGCTTCTCCATGAACGCCCTGGGTCCTTCCAGCGCGTCCGCGGTGCGGACCACGCGTTCTCGGAACGTCTCGGCCAGTATCTCGGCCTCGTGCAGCGGCAGGTCGAGCGTCTTGTGGATCGCCAGCCGGGTGCCGCGCACCGCCAGCGGGGCATTGGAGTTCACGATGTCGGCGATCTCGTGGGCGCGCTCCATGAGTCTGTCGTGTTCGACGACCTCGCTGATCATCCCGAGCTCGTAGGCGCGCTGCGCCGACATCCGCTCGTGTTTGCCCATCAGCGCCATGCGCAGCGCGATGTTGCGCGGCAGCACCCGGGCCAGCCGGACCATCTCGCGCGCGGCGACCAGCCCGATGCTGACGTGCGGATCGAAGAACGTGGCCCGCTCGGAGGCGATGGCGATGTCACCGGTGGTGATCCAGTCCAGCCCGGCCCCGCAGCACATACCGTTGACGGCGGTGACGACGGGCTTGGCCATCCGCCGG
The window above is part of the Mycolicibacterium hassiacum DSM 44199 genome. Proteins encoded here:
- a CDS encoding enoyl-CoA hydratase/isomerase family protein translates to MSTTYQDIIYEVDGHKAVITLNRPQALNALSPAMIQELRRAYDEAENDDNVWIIIVTGTGRAFCTGADVGEIPEDGRVIYERPYLTTYEQWEAPQEGTPPFRRMAKPVVTAVNGMCCGAGLDWITTGDIAIASERATFFDPHVSIGLVAAREMVRLARVLPRNIALRMALMGKHERMSAQRAYELGMISEVVEHDRLMERAHEIADIVNSNAPLAVRGTRLAIHKTLDLPLHEAEILAETFRERVVRTADALEGPRAFMEKRAPNWQCK